From a region of the Eulemur rufifrons isolate Redbay chromosome 7, OSU_ERuf_1, whole genome shotgun sequence genome:
- the EDF1 gene encoding endothelial differentiation-related factor 1 isoform X2, with protein MAESDWDTVTVLRKKGPTAAQAKSKQAILAAQRRGEDVETSKKWAAGQNKQHSITKNTAKLDRETEELHHDRVTLEVGKKINEKPQVIADYESGRAIPNNQVLGKIERAIGLKLRGKDIGKPIEKGPRAK; from the exons ATGGCCGAGAGCGACTGGGACACCGTGACGGTGCTGCGCAAGAAGGGCCCCACAGCTGCCCAGGCCAAATCCAAGCAG GCCATCTTAGCGGCCCAGAGACGAGGAGAAGATGTGGAGACTTCCAAGAAAT GGGCTGCCGGCCAGAACAAACAGCACTCGATCACCAAGAACACAGCCAAGCTGGACCGGGAGACAGAGGAGCTGCACCATGACAGGGTGACCCTCGAAGTGGGCAAA AAAATCAACGAAAAGCCACAAGTGATCGCAGACTATGAGAGTGGACGGGCTATTCCTAATAACCAGGTTCTGGGCAAAATCGAGAGAGCCATTG GCCTCAAGCTCCGGGGCAAGGACATTGGAAAGCCCATCGAGAAGGGGCCCCGGGCGAAGTGA
- the EDF1 gene encoding endothelial differentiation-related factor 1 isoform X3: MAESDWDTVTVLRKKGPTAAQAKSKQAILAAQRRGEDVETSKKWAAGQNKQHSITKNTAKLDRETEELHHDRVTLEKINEKPQVIADYESGRAIPNNQVLGKIERAIGLKLRGKDIGKPIEKGPRAK, from the exons ATGGCCGAGAGCGACTGGGACACCGTGACGGTGCTGCGCAAGAAGGGCCCCACAGCTGCCCAGGCCAAATCCAAGCAG GCCATCTTAGCGGCCCAGAGACGAGGAGAAGATGTGGAGACTTCCAAGAAAT GGGCTGCCGGCCAGAACAAACAGCACTCGATCACCAAGAACACAGCCAAGCTGGACCGGGAGACAGAGGAGCTGCACCATGACAGGGTGACCCTCGAA AAAATCAACGAAAAGCCACAAGTGATCGCAGACTATGAGAGTGGACGGGCTATTCCTAATAACCAGGTTCTGGGCAAAATCGAGAGAGCCATTG GCCTCAAGCTCCGGGGCAAGGACATTGGAAAGCCCATCGAGAAGGGGCCCCGGGCGAAGTGA
- the EDF1 gene encoding endothelial differentiation-related factor 1 isoform X1 produces MAESDWDTVTVLRKKGPTAAQAKSKQAILAAQRRGEDVETSKKWAAGQNKQHSITKNTAKLDRETEELHHDRVTLEVGKVIQQGRQSKGLTQKDLATKINEKPQVIADYESGRAIPNNQVLGKIERAIGLKLRGKDIGKPIEKGPRAK; encoded by the exons ATGGCCGAGAGCGACTGGGACACCGTGACGGTGCTGCGCAAGAAGGGCCCCACAGCTGCCCAGGCCAAATCCAAGCAG GCCATCTTAGCGGCCCAGAGACGAGGAGAAGATGTGGAGACTTCCAAGAAAT GGGCTGCCGGCCAGAACAAACAGCACTCGATCACCAAGAACACAGCCAAGCTGGACCGGGAGACAGAGGAGCTGCACCATGACAGGGTGACCCTCGAAGTGGGCAAAGTCATCCAACAGGGTCGGCAGAGCAAGGGGCTCACACAGAAGGACCTGGCCACG AAAATCAACGAAAAGCCACAAGTGATCGCAGACTATGAGAGTGGACGGGCTATTCCTAATAACCAGGTTCTGGGCAAAATCGAGAGAGCCATTG GCCTCAAGCTCCGGGGCAAGGACATTGGAAAGCCCATCGAGAAGGGGCCCCGGGCGAAGTGA
- the TRAF2 gene encoding TNF receptor-associated factor 2 isoform X1, which yields MMCSVFFLRARQFAGVTVLMAAASVSPPSSLDLLQPGFSKSLLGTKLEAKYLCSACRNVLRRPFQAQCGHRYCSFCLTTILSSGPQNCAACVHEGIYEEGISILESSSAFPDNAARREVESLPAVCPSDGCTWKGTLKEYESCHEGRCPLMLTECPACKGLVRLGDKERHSEHECPERSLSCRHCRAPCLGADAKAHQEVCPKFPLTCDGCGKKKISREKFQDHVKTCGKCRVPCRFHTVGCLEMVEREKQQEHEAQWLQGHLAMLLSSVLEAKPLSGDQSQVGSELLQRCEVLERKTATFENIVCVLNREVERVAMTAEACSRQHRLDQDKIEALSNKVQQLERSIGLKDLAMADLEQKVLEMEASTYDGVFIWKISDFARKRQEAVAGRTPAIFSPAFYTSRYGYKMCLRIYLNGDGTGRGTHLSLFFVVMKGPNDALLRWPFNQKVTLMLLDQNNREHVIDAFRPDVTSSSFQRPVNDMNIASGCPLFCPISKMEAKNPYVRDDAIFIKAIVDLTGL from the exons ATGATGTGCTCTGTGTTCTTCCTTAGGGCTCGGCAGTTCGCGGGGGTCACAGTTCTCATGGCTGCAGCTAGCGTGAGCCCCCCCAGCTCCCTGGACTTGCTGCAGCCTGGCTTCTCCAAGAGCCTCCTGGGGACCAAGCTAGAGGCCAAGTACCTGTGTTCTGCCTGCAGGAACGTCCTGCGGAGGCCCTTCCAGGCCCAGTGTGGCCACCGGTACTGCTCCTTCTGCCTGACCACCATCCTCAG CTCTGGGCCTCAGAATTGTGCCGCCTGTGTTCACGAGGGCATCTATGAAGAAGGCATTTCTATTTTAGAGAGCAGTTCG GCTTTCCCGGACAATGCTGCCCGCAGGGAGGTGGAGAGCCTGCCGGCCGTCTGTCCCAGCGATGGGTGCACCTGGAAGGGGACCCTGAAAGAATATGAG AGCTGCCACGAAGGCCGCTGCCCGCTCATGCTGACCGAGTGCCCCGCGTGCAAAGGCCTGGTCCGCCTTGGTGACAAGGAGCGCCACTCAGAGCACGAGTGTCCAGAGAGGAGCCTGAGCTGCCGGCACTGCCGCGCACCCTGCCTTGGGGCAGACGCGAAG GCTCACCAGGAAGTCTGCCCCAAGTTCCCCCTGACCTGTGACGGCTGCGGCAAGAAGAAGATCTCTCGGGAGAAG TTCCAGGACCACGTCAAGACCTGTGGCAAGTGTCGAGTCCCCTGCAGGTTCCACACCGTCGGCTGCCTGGAGATG GTGGAGAGAGAAAAGCAGCAGGAGCACGAGGCACAGTGGCTGCAGGGGCACCTGGCCATGCTGCTGAGCTCCGTCCTGGAGGCAAAGCCCCTCTCGGGAGACCAGAGCCAGGTGGGGTCGGAGCTCCTGCAGAGGTGTGAGGTGCTGGAGAGGAAGACGGCCACCTTTGAGAACATCGTCTGTGTCCTGAACCGGGAGGTGGAGAGGGTGGCCATGACGGCCGAGGCCTGCAGCAGGCAGCACCGGCTGGACCAAGACAAGATCGAAGCCCTGAGTAATAAG GTGCAGCAGCTAGAGAGGAGCATCGGCCTCAAGGACTTGGCAATGGCTGACCTGGAGCAGAAGGTCCTGGAGATGGAGGCGTCCACCTATGACGGGGTCTTCATCTGGAAGATCTCAGACTTCGCCAGGAAGCGCCAAGAAGCTGTGGCTGGGCGCACACCGGCCATATTCTCCCCAG CCTTCTATACCAGCAGGTACGGCTACAAGATGTGTCTGCGCATCTACCTGAATGGAGATGGCACCGGGCGAGGGACACACCTGTCTCTCTTCTTCGTGGTGATGAAAGGCCCGAACGACGCCCTCCTGCGGTGGCCCTTTAACCAGAAG GTGACCTTAATGCTGCTGGACCAGAACAACCGGGAGCACGTCATTGACGCCTTCAGGCCGGACGTGACCTCGTCCTCTTTTCAGAGGCCAGTCAACGACATGAACATCGCCAGCGGCTGCCCCCTCTTCTGCCCCATCTCCAAGATGGAGGCCAAGAACCCCTACGTGCGGGACGATGCCATCTTCATCAAGGCCATCGTGGACCTGACGGGGCTCTAG
- the TRAF2 gene encoding TNF receptor-associated factor 2 isoform X2, giving the protein MAAASVSPPSSLDLLQPGFSKSLLGTKLEAKYLCSACRNVLRRPFQAQCGHRYCSFCLTTILSSGPQNCAACVHEGIYEEGISILESSSAFPDNAARREVESLPAVCPSDGCTWKGTLKEYESCHEGRCPLMLTECPACKGLVRLGDKERHSEHECPERSLSCRHCRAPCLGADAKAHQEVCPKFPLTCDGCGKKKISREKFQDHVKTCGKCRVPCRFHTVGCLEMVEREKQQEHEAQWLQGHLAMLLSSVLEAKPLSGDQSQVGSELLQRCEVLERKTATFENIVCVLNREVERVAMTAEACSRQHRLDQDKIEALSNKVQQLERSIGLKDLAMADLEQKVLEMEASTYDGVFIWKISDFARKRQEAVAGRTPAIFSPAFYTSRYGYKMCLRIYLNGDGTGRGTHLSLFFVVMKGPNDALLRWPFNQKVTLMLLDQNNREHVIDAFRPDVTSSSFQRPVNDMNIASGCPLFCPISKMEAKNPYVRDDAIFIKAIVDLTGL; this is encoded by the exons ATGGCTGCAGCTAGCGTGAGCCCCCCCAGCTCCCTGGACTTGCTGCAGCCTGGCTTCTCCAAGAGCCTCCTGGGGACCAAGCTAGAGGCCAAGTACCTGTGTTCTGCCTGCAGGAACGTCCTGCGGAGGCCCTTCCAGGCCCAGTGTGGCCACCGGTACTGCTCCTTCTGCCTGACCACCATCCTCAG CTCTGGGCCTCAGAATTGTGCCGCCTGTGTTCACGAGGGCATCTATGAAGAAGGCATTTCTATTTTAGAGAGCAGTTCG GCTTTCCCGGACAATGCTGCCCGCAGGGAGGTGGAGAGCCTGCCGGCCGTCTGTCCCAGCGATGGGTGCACCTGGAAGGGGACCCTGAAAGAATATGAG AGCTGCCACGAAGGCCGCTGCCCGCTCATGCTGACCGAGTGCCCCGCGTGCAAAGGCCTGGTCCGCCTTGGTGACAAGGAGCGCCACTCAGAGCACGAGTGTCCAGAGAGGAGCCTGAGCTGCCGGCACTGCCGCGCACCCTGCCTTGGGGCAGACGCGAAG GCTCACCAGGAAGTCTGCCCCAAGTTCCCCCTGACCTGTGACGGCTGCGGCAAGAAGAAGATCTCTCGGGAGAAG TTCCAGGACCACGTCAAGACCTGTGGCAAGTGTCGAGTCCCCTGCAGGTTCCACACCGTCGGCTGCCTGGAGATG GTGGAGAGAGAAAAGCAGCAGGAGCACGAGGCACAGTGGCTGCAGGGGCACCTGGCCATGCTGCTGAGCTCCGTCCTGGAGGCAAAGCCCCTCTCGGGAGACCAGAGCCAGGTGGGGTCGGAGCTCCTGCAGAGGTGTGAGGTGCTGGAGAGGAAGACGGCCACCTTTGAGAACATCGTCTGTGTCCTGAACCGGGAGGTGGAGAGGGTGGCCATGACGGCCGAGGCCTGCAGCAGGCAGCACCGGCTGGACCAAGACAAGATCGAAGCCCTGAGTAATAAG GTGCAGCAGCTAGAGAGGAGCATCGGCCTCAAGGACTTGGCAATGGCTGACCTGGAGCAGAAGGTCCTGGAGATGGAGGCGTCCACCTATGACGGGGTCTTCATCTGGAAGATCTCAGACTTCGCCAGGAAGCGCCAAGAAGCTGTGGCTGGGCGCACACCGGCCATATTCTCCCCAG CCTTCTATACCAGCAGGTACGGCTACAAGATGTGTCTGCGCATCTACCTGAATGGAGATGGCACCGGGCGAGGGACACACCTGTCTCTCTTCTTCGTGGTGATGAAAGGCCCGAACGACGCCCTCCTGCGGTGGCCCTTTAACCAGAAG GTGACCTTAATGCTGCTGGACCAGAACAACCGGGAGCACGTCATTGACGCCTTCAGGCCGGACGTGACCTCGTCCTCTTTTCAGAGGCCAGTCAACGACATGAACATCGCCAGCGGCTGCCCCCTCTTCTGCCCCATCTCCAAGATGGAGGCCAAGAACCCCTACGTGCGGGACGATGCCATCTTCATCAAGGCCATCGTGGACCTGACGGGGCTCTAG